The Lynx canadensis isolate LIC74 chromosome D1, mLynCan4.pri.v2, whole genome shotgun sequence genome has a segment encoding these proteins:
- the RNH1 gene encoding LOW QUALITY PROTEIN: ribonuclease inhibitor (The sequence of the model RefSeq protein was modified relative to this genomic sequence to represent the inferred CDS: inserted 2 bases in 2 codons), translating to MRGLRRAGRAAAAALGGLVRXPAHPWAPPXPRAGAEGVWLQCSPSTFCLEDTSPRTMNLDIQCQQLSDARWTELLPLIQQYQVVRLDDCGLTEVRCKDICSALQANPSLTELSLCTNELHDAGVRLVLQGLQSPSCRIQKLSLRNCCLTNTGCEVLPDALRSLPTLRELQLSDNPLGDAGLQLLCKGLLDPQCHLEKLQLEYCNLTAASCEPLAAVLRAWRHVKELVVSNNDIGEAGVQALCRGLVDSACQLETLKLENCGLTPASCKDLCGVVASKASLQELDLGDNKLGDQGIATLCPALLHPSSRLRVLWLWDCDITTTGCRDLCQVLRAKESLKELSLAGNALGDEGARLLCESLLEPGCQLQSLWVKSCGLTAACCPHVSAMLTHNKHLVELQMSDNKLGDSGVQELCQGLSQPSATLRVLWLGDCDVANGGCNSLASLLVVNRSLRELDLSNNCMDDRGILRLMESLERPDCALEQLVLYDIYWTQQTEDLLRALGERKPGLRIIS from the exons ATGCGCGGCCTCAGGCGTGCGGGGAGGGCGGCGGCCGCAGCTCTGGGAGGCCTCGTGC ACCCGGCGCACCCCTGGGCGCCCC CGCCTCGCGCAG GCGCTGAGGGAGTCTGGCTACAGTGTTCTCCGTCCACCTTCTGTCTAGAAGACACTTCACCTCGAACCATGAATCTCGACATTCAGTGTCAGCAGCTGAGTGACGCCCGGTGGACGGAGCTCCTGCCTCTGATCCAGCAGTACCAGGTGGTCAG GTTGGACGACTGTGGCCTCACGGAGGTGCGGTGCAAGGACATCTGCTCTGCCCTCCAGGCCAACCCCTCGCTGACCGAGCTGAGCCTTTGCACGAATGAGCTGCACGATGCCGGGGTGCGGCTGGTGCTCCAGGGCCTACAGAGCCCCAGCTGCAGGATCCAGAAGCTCAG CCTCCGGAACTGCTGCCTGACGAACACCGGCTGCGAGGTCCTGCCCGACGCGCTGCGCTCCCTGCCTACCCTGCGAGAGCTGCAGCTCAGCGACAACCCGCTGGGGGACGCGGGCCTGCAGCTGCTCTGCAAAGGACTCCTGGACCCCCAGTGCCACTTGGAGAAGCTTCA GCTGGAGTACTGCAACCTGACGGCCGCCAGCTGTGAGCCCCTGGCCGCagtgctcagggcctggaggcacGTCAAGGAGCTTGTGGTAAGCAACAACGACATCGGCGAGGCTGGCGTGCAGGCGCTGTGTCGGGGCCTGGTGGACTCTGCCTGCCAGCTGGAGACGCTCAA ACTGGAGAACTGCGGCCTCACGCCGGCCAGCTGTAAGGACCTGTGCGGTGTCGTGGCCTCCAAGGCCTCGCTGCAGGAGCTGGACCTGGGTGACAACAAGCTGGGTGACCAGGGCATCGCCACACTGTGCCCCGCGCTGCTGCACCCCAGCTCCCGGCTCAGGGTCCTGTG GCTCTGGGACTGTGACATCACCACCACGGGCTGCAGAGACCTGTGCCAAGTGCTCAGGGCCAAGGAGAGCCTGAAGGAGCTGAGCCTGGCAGGCAATGCGCTGGGGGACGAGGGTGCCCGGCTGCTGTGTGAGAGCCTGCTGGAGCCTGGATGCCAGCTGCAGTCCCTGTG GGTGAAGTCCTGTGGCCTCACGGCCGCGTGCTGCCCCCACGTCAGCGCGATGCTGACCCACAACAAGCACCTCGTGGAGCTGCAGATGAGCGACAACAAGCTGGGCGACTCCGGCGTCCAGGAGCTCTGCCAGGGCCTGAGCCAGCCTAGCGCCACGCTGCGGGTGCTCTG GCTGGGGGACTGCGACGTGGCCAACGGCGGCTGCAACAGCCTGGCCTCGCTCCTGGTGGTCAACCGCAGCCTGCGGGAGCTGGACCTCAGCAACAACTGCATGGACGACCGGGGCATCCTTCGGCTGATGGAGAGCCTGGAGCGGCCTGACTGTGCGCTGGAGCAGCTGGT CCTGTACGACATCTACTGGACGCAGCAGACTGAGGACCTCCTTCGGGCCCTGGGAGAACGCAAGCCAGGCCTGCGGATTATCTCCTGA